A portion of the Corynebacterium jeikeium genome contains these proteins:
- a CDS encoding HlyC/CorC family transporter — translation MIVSALIVLAVFLFLVFANAIFVAVEFSYLTVNRNDVKNAANAGSKSAYLVDRALSRTSTNLSGAQLGITVTSLVAGFLTGPSLGVLLEAAFGGTSISPATVTAISTTGAFIIATFTQMVFGELVPKNWAIAEPTKVANLVVRPQNAFMFAFGWLVWLLNSAANWVLKRLGFSPEEEVASARTAEELRAVVTRSSDEGKINPQTAELVARSIEFGERTAADVMTPRTQIIFIEDQSVAEMLTVVADSGHARFPVVGNSVDDIRGVVHYTDLLSVPHAQRLTTSAASLAKDVLVVNDSTTLDPLMRQLREDAYQFAVVVDEYGGTDGIVTLEDLVEEIVGEIDDEQDDRSLLYSRISPNTVIVSGLMRPDELGEILNLVLPEGEESDTIGGFITERLDRMPRFGDTITVEATDHENLDEENLPTTAEVAFRVERMARHRVGRIRVQVDRAGNKVTRTDEGAHQDGTSHNHVEHNSEKEG, via the coding sequence GTGATTGTATCCGCGCTTATCGTATTAGCGGTCTTTCTTTTCCTCGTTTTCGCCAATGCAATTTTCGTTGCTGTCGAGTTTTCCTACCTCACGGTTAATAGGAACGATGTCAAGAACGCCGCAAACGCCGGCTCAAAGTCCGCATATTTAGTAGACCGTGCTCTATCACGCACCTCTACAAACCTCTCCGGCGCACAGCTGGGAATTACGGTCACCAGCCTCGTCGCTGGTTTCCTGACCGGGCCTTCCCTCGGCGTCCTCCTCGAAGCCGCATTTGGTGGCACTAGCATCTCTCCCGCCACCGTCACTGCAATCAGCACTACGGGCGCTTTCATTATCGCGACTTTCACTCAAATGGTCTTTGGCGAACTCGTCCCCAAAAACTGGGCCATCGCCGAGCCCACTAAAGTCGCAAACCTCGTGGTCAGGCCACAGAATGCCTTCATGTTCGCATTCGGCTGGCTGGTCTGGCTACTCAACAGCGCGGCTAATTGGGTGCTAAAACGGCTCGGCTTCTCCCCTGAGGAAGAGGTCGCCAGTGCCAGGACGGCGGAGGAACTCCGTGCCGTCGTCACGCGCTCTAGCGATGAAGGAAAAATTAACCCGCAGACCGCCGAGTTGGTGGCGCGATCGATCGAGTTCGGCGAGCGCACGGCGGCTGATGTGATGACGCCACGCACACAGATCATCTTTATCGAAGATCAGAGCGTCGCAGAGATGCTGACGGTCGTCGCAGATTCTGGACATGCACGCTTCCCCGTCGTTGGCAATAGCGTCGACGACATTCGCGGCGTGGTGCATTACACCGACCTGCTCAGCGTGCCACACGCACAACGCTTGACGACGTCGGCTGCGAGCCTGGCCAAAGATGTACTCGTGGTAAATGACTCGACCACACTTGATCCGCTGATGCGTCAACTGCGTGAGGATGCATACCAGTTCGCGGTGGTTGTCGATGAGTACGGCGGCACGGACGGCATTGTGACGTTGGAGGATCTCGTCGAGGAAATCGTCGGTGAAATTGACGATGAACAGGACGATCGTTCGTTGCTCTACAGCCGGATTAGCCCCAATACGGTGATTGTTTCCGGTCTCATGCGCCCTGATGAGTTGGGAGAGATCCTAAACCTGGTCCTGCCGGAGGGCGAAGAATCCGACACTATTGGTGGATTTATCACCGAACGCTTGGATCGCATGCCTCGCTTCGGCGACACGATTACGGTCGAAGCCACCGACCACGAAAACCTCGATGAGGAGAACTTGCCTACCACCGCTGAAGTTGCATTTCGAGTCGAGCGCATGGCGCGTCACCGCGTTGGCCGTATTCGTGTCCAGGTGGACCGCGCCGGCAACAAGGTCACGCGCACGGATGAAGGCGCTCACCAGGACGGAACCAGTCACAACCACGTCGAGCACAACAGCGAAAAGGAGGGCTAG
- a CDS encoding Lrp/AsnC family transcriptional regulator: MSLITAIVSIDVEADKIPEAAETIVEIDGVTEVYSVTGDWDLVVVVRATNHDDLAEIIPNLISKVDGVIRTQTQLAFRTYSQHDLESAFSIGLE; the protein is encoded by the coding sequence ATGAGTTTGATTACCGCAATTGTGTCCATCGATGTCGAAGCTGACAAGATTCCGGAGGCCGCCGAGACCATCGTCGAGATCGACGGCGTGACTGAGGTCTACTCCGTTACTGGTGACTGGGACTTGGTCGTCGTGGTGCGCGCAACTAATCACGATGATTTGGCGGAAATCATTCCAAATCTCATCAGCAAGGTCGACGGTGTTATTCGCACCCAGACTCAGCTGGCTTTCCGCACCTACTCTCAGCACGACCTGGAAAGTGCATTCTCCATCGGGCTGGAGTAG
- a CDS encoding thiol peroxidase, which produces MTQTAFQSNPVQLSGDLPEVGNKAPEFTLTGGDLGEVTNETFAGKKVVYNIFPSVDTGVCAASVRHFNEDAAGLDNTVVVNVSRDLPFALGRFCAAEGLDNVEVASDFRHGFGEAFGVVQQDGPLAGLLARAVVVTDEEGKVIYNQLVDEITTEPDYDSALAALK; this is translated from the coding sequence ATGACACAAACCGCATTTCAGTCCAACCCAGTCCAGCTTTCCGGAGACCTGCCCGAGGTGGGCAACAAGGCTCCGGAGTTTACCCTCACCGGTGGCGACCTCGGGGAGGTCACCAACGAGACCTTCGCTGGTAAGAAGGTCGTCTACAACATCTTCCCGTCGGTAGACACCGGTGTTTGTGCAGCTTCGGTGCGTCACTTCAACGAGGACGCTGCTGGGCTGGACAACACCGTCGTGGTTAATGTTTCGCGTGACCTGCCGTTCGCTCTCGGCCGCTTCTGCGCTGCAGAAGGCCTGGACAACGTTGAGGTTGCCTCGGACTTCCGCCACGGCTTCGGCGAAGCCTTCGGTGTTGTCCAGCAGGATGGCCCGCTCGCTGGCCTGCTTGCTCGTGCCGTAGTCGTCACTGACGAAGAGGGCAAGGTCATTTACAACCAGCTGGTCGATGAGATCACCACGGAGCCGGACTACGACTCCGCACTGGCTGCACTGAAGTAA
- a CDS encoding YceI family protein has protein sequence MSTMNSGVRKSIITLIAVAVVALAIVIVGPVLYRVFTHEGVRTGDFEATELPAATTDANGTWKIVGGDNSQNTSVGFTFNEVLPGSRRTTSGSTHDVTGELKVANNNLEDASVVVDMATLTSDIERRDINVRNNIFSVEQYPEAKFELAEPLDISSIPDNGQWANIEIPGRLTIRGVTNDVTVPMKAARTENLVLLSGTLPINRLDYNVRLPQFVAASIEENGELNLRIVAEKQDA, from the coding sequence ATGAGCACTATGAATTCTGGTGTCCGTAAGTCAATTATTACTTTGATAGCCGTTGCAGTTGTTGCGCTCGCAATTGTTATTGTGGGGCCAGTTTTGTATCGCGTTTTCACGCATGAAGGGGTGCGTACTGGGGATTTCGAGGCCACGGAGCTGCCTGCAGCAACGACTGATGCGAATGGCACCTGGAAGATTGTCGGTGGCGATAACTCACAGAACACCTCCGTTGGTTTTACTTTTAATGAGGTACTGCCGGGCAGCAGGCGGACGACGTCCGGTTCCACCCACGATGTCACCGGCGAGCTGAAGGTTGCTAACAACAATCTTGAGGACGCATCCGTTGTTGTTGATATGGCAACTCTGACTAGCGATATTGAACGTCGTGACATCAATGTCCGCAACAATATTTTCAGCGTTGAGCAGTACCCAGAAGCTAAGTTTGAGCTTGCAGAGCCGCTCGATATTTCAAGCATTCCAGATAACGGCCAATGGGCAAATATCGAGATTCCGGGACGCCTGACCATTCGCGGTGTCACCAATGATGTCACCGTGCCAATGAAGGCCGCTCGTACCGAAAACCTGGTTTTGCTGTCGGGCACTTTGCCAATCAACCGCCTGGATTACAACGTGCGCCTGCCACAGTTTGTAGCTGCATCTATCGAGGAGAACGGCGAACTCAATCTGCGCATTGTCGCAGAGAAGCAGGACGCGTAG
- a CDS encoding HlyC/CorC family transporter, with protein MPLLTLILLLALNAWFVAAEFAMVSARRDQIEPDAVSGSTSAKYALRGIENVSVSLAATQLGITACSLLIGAVGEPAIAHFFEPYMTALGLPAGTAHVVALALALLIVTFLHMVVGEMVPKNIAIAAPSPTAKFVAIPLYVIVRVLNPVIWAMNTTSNIVVRKVLRATPKDEVDSSFTASQVQDFVAESGRQGLLDNDELALLHKALGFEHLTAADVTMQLDTLVTIGSDATVADIEELSARTRFSRFPITDADSSFIGYLHVKDLLSLDDGHRNRPFPRNLIRTFASVSPDAKLQTVMRLMQREQAHFALVTEENSTSESSVNGIVALEDVLEELVGEVRQATA; from the coding sequence ATGCCACTACTTACTCTTATTTTGCTGTTGGCCCTCAATGCCTGGTTTGTCGCCGCTGAATTTGCGATGGTCTCGGCTCGCCGCGATCAAATTGAACCGGATGCCGTCAGCGGCTCTACCAGCGCAAAGTACGCGCTGCGCGGTATCGAAAACGTGTCGGTCTCCCTGGCGGCAACACAGCTGGGCATTACCGCCTGTTCCCTGCTCATCGGTGCCGTCGGCGAGCCTGCGATTGCGCACTTCTTCGAGCCCTACATGACAGCACTGGGACTCCCCGCGGGCACCGCCCACGTGGTTGCGCTGGCGTTGGCGCTGCTGATTGTCACTTTCTTACACATGGTTGTCGGCGAAATGGTGCCGAAGAACATCGCTATTGCGGCTCCCAGCCCGACGGCGAAGTTCGTGGCTATTCCGCTGTATGTGATTGTGCGGGTGCTCAATCCGGTTATCTGGGCGATGAATACGACGTCGAACATCGTGGTTCGCAAGGTTCTTCGCGCCACTCCGAAGGACGAGGTCGATTCCTCCTTCACCGCTAGTCAGGTGCAAGATTTCGTCGCCGAGTCCGGGCGTCAGGGCCTTCTCGACAATGACGAGCTCGCGCTCCTCCACAAAGCTCTCGGCTTCGAGCATCTCACCGCCGCGGATGTCACTATGCAACTCGACACCCTCGTCACCATTGGCTCCGACGCCACCGTCGCCGACATCGAAGAGCTCAGCGCACGCACGCGCTTTTCCCGCTTCCCCATCACCGATGCCGACAGCAGCTTCATCGGCTACCTTCATGTCAAGGATTTGCTCTCGCTTGACGACGGTCACCGCAACCGACCCTTCCCGCGGAATCTGATTCGCACCTTTGCAAGCGTCAGCCCGGATGCCAAGCTCCAGACGGTCATGCGGCTGATGCAGCGCGAGCAGGCTCACTTCGCCTTGGTGACGGAGGAAAATAGTACTTCGGAGAGCTCTGTCAACGGAATCGTTGCGCTGGAGGACGTACTAGAAGAGCTCGTCGGCGAAGTCCGCCAGGCAACAGCCTAG